The following are from one region of the Pocillopora verrucosa isolate sample1 chromosome 3, ASM3666991v2, whole genome shotgun sequence genome:
- the LOC131787420 gene encoding zinc finger protein 862-like produces MIDGATDASGKENKTVHCRFVKDGVPTNQLVGHKEVAHAHAQGILDTVNGAFQVSGIHHWKEKVVGMGADGASVNLGKKGGVVALLRQEVPHLIDFHCLPHRLELALLEMQRSCKLLETIYEVLQLIWKTYHYSPKSMRELQAVGTKLGVNVLKPTQVSRTRWLPHISWALKVMIEPGKEGSGQYTAVLSHMDHLSAASKNTDVKGRAKYVAEKMRSIQFSAFCHFLADMFEIIAKLSLKMQRNDLILPVAVSLLHETVVNIEALKIRPVPNGHLARFMNMLQHSGVKDELRFQGITLRGLLDGKPKRGDVRTGSFQSRVNEAIGLCLTGLEERFGSLMNSASNSESTTKYGTADVINNLLVFNVDAWPKRTKELVDFGKEKIERLLDCFRDKDYASLWETLLIKTPYKDDFENVLHLVDILLVQLISAAQCERAISAQNRIKSSVRVNLAVSMLEDLICISAEGPPAAEFDPTPSINKWLTRNRDAGERLRRPHFQRSSLK; encoded by the exons ATGATTGACGGTGCAACAGATGcaagtggaaaagaaaacaagaccGTCCACTGCAGATTTGTCAAGGATGGGGTGCCTACAAATCAACTTGTAGGACATAAGGAAGTGGCCCATGCGCATGCACAAG GTATCCTAGACACTGTGAATGGTGCATTTCAAGTGAGCGGCATTCATCACTGGAAAGAGAAAGTGGTGGGAATGGGGGCAGATGGTGCTTCTGTTAACCTCGGAAAAAAAGGAGGTGTTGTAGCCTTGTTACGACAAGAAGTTCCTCACCTCATCGACTTCCATTGCCTTCCGCATCGTCTCGAACTAGCCTTACTGGAAATGCAGAGAAGTTGCAAGCTTCTTGAAACCATCTATGAAGTTCTTCAACTAATATGGAAGACTTACCACTATAGTCCCAAGAGTATGCGTGAGCTGCAGGCCGTGGGAACCAAGCTTGGCGTGAATGTTCTAAAGCCCACTCAAGTTAGTAGAACAAGGTGGCTTCCCCATATCAGTTGGGCCCTGAAAGTAATGATTGAACCAGGGAAAGAGGGATCTGGCCAATACACTGCAGTGCTGTCGCACATGGACCACCTTAGTGCAGCATCAAAGAATACAGATGTCAAAGGGCGGGCCAAATATGTTGCCGAGAAAATGAGGAGCATTCAGTTTTCTGCTTTCTGTCACTTTTTGGCAGACATGTTCGAGATCATAGCTAAGTTAAGTCTGAAGATGCAACGCAATGATCTCATCCTTCCGGTGGCAGTGTCGCTTCTTCATGAAACAGTGGTCAACATTGAAGCCTTGAAGATCCGTCCCGTACCAAATGGACATTTGGCACGGTTTATGAATATGCTTCAGCATTCTGGAGTCAAGGATGAGCTTCGATTTCAAGGCATTACACTGAGAGGGTTGCTCGATGGTAAACCAAAGAGAGGAGATGTACGCACTGGCAGCTTTCAGTCAAGAGTGAACGAAGCCATTGGGTTGTGCCTGACTGGGCTTGAAGAGAGGTTTGGTTCACTGATGAATTCAGCCTCCAACTCAGAATCCACCACAAAGTATGGAACAGCGGACGTCATCAACAATCTCCTTGTCTTCAATGTTGATGCTTGGCCAAAAAGGACAAAGGAACTGGTCGATTTTggcaaagagaaaattgaacGCCTTCTCGACTG CTTTAGAGACAAGGACTATGCCAGTTTGTGGGAGACCCTGCTCATCAAGACGCCCTACAAGGATGACTTCGAAAATGTTCTCCATCTTGTGGATATCCTCCTTGTTCAGCTAATTTCTGCTGCGCAGTGTGAAAGGGCGATTTCAGCCCAAAACCGAATCAAGAGCAGCGTACGAGTTAACCTCGCTGTCTCTATGTTGGAAGATTTGATTTGCATTTCAGCAGAGGGGCCTCCAGCAGCCGAATTTGACCCCACACCTAGCATCAATAAATGGTTGACAAGGAACAGGGATGCAGGCGAAAGGCTGAGGAGGCCACATTTCCAGAGGTCTTCACTGAAGTGA